A stretch of Arctopsyche grandis isolate Sample6627 chromosome 9, ASM5162203v2, whole genome shotgun sequence DNA encodes these proteins:
- the js gene encoding jiangshi gives MESSRIIVAVLVVAVCIGAVHMQKYPRIPKTSFSCQGRSSGYYADLETGCQVYHMCDGLGRQFSYICPNTTLFQQRMLICDHWYMVNCSTSEKDYSANLLIGQRDKPFVADDEDHQRTPRPDILTVPYAQGFNYFGDYFQEDIPTGQERSIVNVDNSITNGKNDLSDEQAAFAGSNHWSTELNKNTFTTSKPVAKKEALSFTGRPIIVTGPSSPDFDSTIAYTTVKTQTQQAFRPSGAANSRVNTPSKFFEPPKFLLNAVQQNKVQQSRASSTTVRSIASFNNQLLGGSPNSQESQETKFINRFDPDEFFANTEIQSTEESQSPRSFEIQTSSETARFAPIAPNNIPSTPTKTQTSSDSNSSKQPTSKAEGKILNNAPTTTEAAGENESNFNTLSQTDRGNIPQLDLNLLPPKFEYSEIASTTMGPPIYYEWKWAPPAFDQEPPRRTNDRATLVTNTGTKEGRPDFALPRSTTQRSITTQRSASDQNTSEGTDSFKLAPYFIPDYVFPLDKEHPGYEEDGAMTSFQVRLPQSISRDGSDHPYYGENAQCPQCHPSFVVPGTCKPCIMIRR, from the exons AAATATCCCAGAATTCCAAAGACGAGTTTCAGCTGTCAAGGCAGATCTTCAGGATACTACGCAGATTTAGAAACCGGATGTCAG GTGTATCACATGTGCGATGGATTGGGTCGACAATTCAGTTATATATGTCCGAATACAACACTTTTCCAGCAAAGGATGTTGATTTGCGATCATTGGTACATGGTGAACTGTTCAACGTCTGAAAAGGATTACAGTGCTAATTTATTGATTG GGCAAAGAGATAAACCTTTCGTGGCAGACGATGAAGATCATCAAAGGACACCCAGACCAGATATTCTTACAGTACCGTACGCTCAAGGATTCAATTACTTTGGAGATTACTTTCAG GAGGATATTCCTACAGGACAAGAGCGCAGCATTGTCAATGTTGATAATTCAATAACCAATGGTAAAAACGATTTAAGCGATGAACAAGCAGCTTTCGCCGGATCAAATCACTGGTCTACAgagttgaataaaaatacattcacaACGTCAAAACCAGTCGCTAAAAAGGAAGCTTTAAGCTTCACTGGAAGACCCATCATAGTTACGGGTCCTTCTAGTCCAGACTTTGACTCTACAATCGCATATACGACGGTCAAAACGCAGACCCAACAAGCATTCCGACCATCAGGTGCAGCTAATTCTAGAGTTAATACACCTTCTAAGTTCTTCGAGCCGCCTAAATTTTTATTGAACGCAGTGCAACAGAATAAAGTTCAACAGTCGAGAGCCTCGAGTACCACGGTACGCTCGATTGCGTCATTCAACAATCAGTTGTTGGGTGGCAGTCCAAACAGTCAAGAAAGTCAAGAGACCAAATTCATCAACAGGTTTGACCCCGACGAATTTTTTGCTAACACTGAAATCCAAAGTACGGAGGAATCCCAATCTCCAAGATCGTTTGAGATACAGACGTCATCTGAAACGGCTAGGTTTGCACCCATTGCACCTAACAATATACCAAGCACACCGACAAAGACTCAAACCTCATCTGATTCGAATTCTAGCAAACAACCAACATCAAAAGCTGAAGGAAAGATCCTCAACAATGCGCCAACTACGACAGAAGCAGCCGGAGAGAACGAAAGCAACTTCAATACTCTGTCACAAACGGACAGGGGTAACATACCTCAATTGGATTTAAATCTACTACCACCGAAATTTGAATATTCTGAAATTGCTTCAACGACTATGGGTCCTCCAATCTACTACGAATGGAAATGGGCACCCCCAGCATTCGACCAAGAGCCTCCAAGACGAACAAACGACAGAGCAACTCTAGTCACAAATACAGGAACGAAAGAGGGTCGTCCAGATTTTGCACTTCCAAGGTCCACTACTCAACGATCGATAACTACTCAGAGATCAGCATCAGATCAGAATACTAGCGAAGGGACCGATAGTTTCAAATTGGCACCCTACTTTATTCCGGACTACGTATTCCCACTAGATAAAGAGCATCCAGGGTATGAAGAGGATGGTGCAATGACGTCATTCCAAGTTAGATTACCCCAATCTATATCAAGGGATGGTTCGGATCATCCCTATTATGGAGAGAATGCCCAATGTCCGCAGTGTCATCCATCTTTCGTAGTGCCTGGAACGTGCAAGCCCTGTATAATGATACGACGCTAG